From the genome of Helicobacter sp. 12S02232-10, one region includes:
- a CDS encoding HugZ family heme oxygenase has protein sequence MEFQSVINHMNDHHQSELVGLLKKFGQITDPKNTKLLNVDAMGMDIGYDDGKSFRVEFPQKVSDMKEGLRNAIIELCQSVPKTLDIASVKKEIEAFIDGFGSVVISSLHPSGKVVCSYAPLLKNNGKYYIYISEVSEHYESLKANPKNVEVMFLEDESKAKSVILRKRLRYKTEVSFVARGEEFEKVFDSFVADTGGAGGIKTIRNMMDFHLVALHFGNGRFVKGFGQAYDILDGKICYIGGEGNPHKFKK, from the coding sequence ATGGAATTCCAAAGTGTGATTAATCATATGAATGACCATCATCAGTCAGAATTAGTAGGACTTTTAAAAAAATTTGGTCAGATTACCGATCCGAAAAATACCAAGCTTTTAAACGTTGATGCTATGGGTATGGACATTGGTTATGATGATGGTAAAAGTTTCAGGGTTGAATTCCCTCAAAAAGTTTCTGATATGAAAGAGGGTTTGAGAAATGCCATCATAGAGCTTTGTCAAAGTGTTCCAAAAACACTTGATATTGCTTCTGTAAAAAAAGAAATTGAAGCATTTATAGATGGTTTTGGTTCAGTTGTGATTTCAAGTCTTCATCCTTCAGGCAAGGTAGTCTGTTCTTATGCTCCTCTTTTGAAGAATAATGGAAAATATTATATTTATATCAGCGAAGTGAGCGAACATTATGAGAGTTTAAAAGCAAATCCAAAAAATGTTGAGGTGATGTTTCTTGAAGATGAATCCAAAGCAAAATCCGTTATTTTAAGAAAACGCTTGCGTTATAAAACAGAAGTGAGTTTTGTTGCACGCGGTGAAGAATTTGAAAAAGTTTTTGATAGCTTTGTTGCAGATACCGGCGGAGCCGGAGGCATTAAAACAATCAGAAATATGATGGATTTTCATCTTGTCGCTCTTCATTTTGGGAACGGCAGGTTTGTCAAAGGATTTGGACAAGCCTATGATATTCTTGATGGTAAAATTTGCTATATAGGAGGTGAAGGTAACCCACATAAATTTAAAAAATAA
- a CDS encoding DMT family transporter, whose translation MKYSQTSLGIFYMAASSFSFALMNAFVKVLSPQLSPMENIFFRSFVMVIFVLGIFSVSPPNNKGKKKGGWGKLIFRAVIGGLSMLALFYNIATIPLGTATAFAQSVPIYTVIFSIIFLKERPKIGVIFATIIGFIGVICISNPSVGGLEAKNIFAGIFSGVSAALAFITLRSLRDYFDEKSVVFAFGITMTLIGGVGIFINIPHLSNGWSSPSGLEWIYIVAMGLAGTFGQQFLTRAYMLAPAGIVAPIDYSRIVWGVLLGLFLGDRFPDLMSGIGIILILISGVLIALPVFLRDIKRIKNV comes from the coding sequence ATGAAATATTCCCAAACCAGTCTAGGGATTTTTTATATGGCGGCATCATCGTTTAGTTTTGCTTTGATGAACGCTTTTGTCAAGGTTTTATCTCCCCAACTTTCGCCGATGGAAAATATCTTTTTTCGATCTTTTGTGATGGTAATTTTTGTACTTGGAATTTTTAGTGTTTCTCCCCCGAACAATAAAGGAAAGAAAAAAGGCGGATGGGGAAAGTTAATATTTCGTGCCGTTATTGGGGGTTTGAGTATGCTTGCTTTGTTTTATAACATCGCTACCATTCCTTTGGGAACAGCTACGGCATTTGCTCAAAGTGTCCCTATTTATACGGTAATTTTTTCAATTATTTTTTTAAAGGAGCGACCCAAGATTGGGGTAATATTTGCCACAATTATTGGTTTTATTGGGGTAATCTGTATTTCTAATCCAAGCGTTGGAGGGTTAGAAGCCAAAAATATATTTGCAGGAATTTTTAGTGGCGTGAGTGCAGCTTTGGCATTTATCACATTAAGAAGTTTAAGAGATTATTTTGATGAAAAAAGCGTTGTATTTGCCTTTGGGATTACGATGACTTTGATTGGAGGTGTGGGTATTTTTATCAATATCCCTCATCTCTCAAATGGTTGGAGTTCTCCAAGTGGGTTAGAATGGATTTATATTGTAGCAATGGGATTGGCAGGTACATTTGGGCAGCAGTTTTTAACGCGTGCTTATATGCTTGCACCAGCTGGAATTGTGGCGCCGATTGATTATAGTCGTATTGTTTGGGGGGTATTATTGGGATTATTTTTAGGAGATCGTTTTCCAGACTTGATGAGCGGGATTGGAATAATTTTGATTTTAATCTCAGGAGTTTTAATTGCTCTTCCGGTGTTTTTGCGCGATATCAAAAGGATAAAAAATGTTTGA
- a CDS encoding CoA-binding protein: protein MKRNQIWVVVFRKSESCVQIAREILISGFLPKIFWMQLGISNQEAKDMLESESISVVENKCIKIEHQRLVGGKI from the coding sequence ATGAAGAGAAACCAGATATGGGTTGTCGTGTTTCGAAAAAGCGAGTCGTGTGTTCAAATTGCACGCGAAATTTTAATATCGGGATTTTTGCCAAAGATCTTTTGGATGCAGTTAGGAATTTCAAATCAAGAAGCAAAAGATATGCTAGAATCCGAAAGTATCAGTGTGGTCGAAAACAAATGCATTAAAATTGAACACCAAAGATTAGTAGGAGGCAAAATATGA
- the ilvA gene encoding threonine ammonia-lyase, translating to MIPLEKIKQARSRIESVIEAIPLSFAPRLSQEVGAQIYLKKENLQRTGAFKIRGAFNKIASMSKQDREKGVIASSAGNHAQGVAYSAGYFDIRSVIVMPEATPLLKVIATKRLGAEVILAGDNYDEAYAYALKLSQEQKLQFIHPFADDEVMAGQGSIALEMMEEEAELNMILVPIGGGGLIGGIASAYKALKPDVKVIGVTAKGAPAMRESFKQRNIQKTDFVRTIADGIAVRDVNEKNFHYICDGVSDILEVDDEEIASGILYLLENQKLVVEGAGAASVAALLHKKIDLKPTDKIGVVLSGGNIDVTMLNLIIEKGLLKSDRKMKFKVILIDKPGSLQKLTDILTQVGANIVQIDYDRVSTNLDYGDASVTMALETKGREHKEQIRFKLLECGYKFNEIF from the coding sequence ATGATCCCTTTAGAAAAAATCAAACAAGCTCGCTCAAGAATAGAGTCCGTTATTGAGGCTATCCCGCTTTCTTTTGCTCCTCGATTGAGTCAAGAAGTCGGCGCTCAGATTTATTTAAAAAAGGAAAATCTTCAGCGAACAGGTGCATTTAAGATACGTGGCGCATTCAATAAAATAGCAAGTATGTCCAAACAGGATCGTGAAAAGGGTGTCATTGCTTCATCTGCGGGAAATCACGCTCAAGGCGTGGCCTATTCTGCGGGTTATTTTGATATTCGATCTGTCATTGTTATGCCTGAAGCCACTCCGTTGCTTAAGGTCATTGCAACAAAGAGATTGGGCGCAGAGGTTATTTTGGCTGGCGATAATTATGATGAAGCCTATGCTTATGCACTCAAGTTATCTCAAGAACAAAAGCTTCAGTTTATCCATCCGTTTGCTGATGATGAAGTGATGGCAGGTCAAGGAAGTATTGCCCTTGAGATGATGGAAGAGGAGGCTGAACTCAATATGATTTTAGTCCCTATTGGAGGCGGAGGGTTGATAGGAGGTATTGCAAGTGCTTATAAAGCGTTGAAACCTGATGTTAAAGTGATTGGTGTTACAGCAAAGGGCGCTCCAGCAATGAGGGAGAGCTTCAAACAACGAAATATTCAAAAGACAGATTTTGTCCGTACAATTGCTGATGGAATAGCTGTAAGAGATGTGAATGAAAAAAATTTTCACTATATTTGCGATGGAGTGAGTGATATTCTTGAAGTCGATGATGAGGAAATAGCTAGTGGCATTTTATATCTGCTCGAAAATCAAAAATTAGTCGTAGAAGGTGCAGGGGCTGCGTCTGTTGCAGCTCTTTTGCACAAAAAGATTGATCTCAAGCCGACAGATAAAATCGGCGTAGTGCTTAGCGGGGGAAACATTGATGTAACGATGTTGAATCTGATCATTGAAAAAGGATTGTTGAAATCAGATCGCAAGATGAAATTTAAAGTGATTTTAATTGATAAACCCGGCAGTCTTCAGAAACTCACAGATATTTTGACCCAAGTGGGAGCAAATATTGTTCAAATTGATTATGATCGAGTGAGTACCAATTTAGATTATGGAGATGCGAGTGTAACGATGGCTTTAGAGACAAAAGGAAGAGAACATAAGGAGCAAATTCGATTCAAGCTTTTGGAATGTGGGTATAAATTTAACGAGATTTTTTGA
- a CDS encoding glycosyltransferase family 39 protein — protein MGSETLQRIVLYLRFWLERHSQTKRAFDIVDIFFLVIAFCSVCLQFLMISQMSVSYKEAYGFFYEKNFVFDLVRLSTGIFGQNDYALRGPFVVIHFLNMLLVYAISRNYLKKPTDSLFAVLVYAMLPGINFSAVLLVKSGLIIFVSLLICYINIRYKKIPYILLFVSIFTDSSSSVLFLAVTFYAIKNKMPKTIIYCLCGFAINMHLFDLDIRGRPQGHFLDILGEMAMLFSPFLFVYYNYTLYWAITKHQNNLMTYISVTSLMFALLLSIRQNIDSEIFVPMSVVGLPVMIKSFFNDMRIRLPRFRTRYKMRFFLVFAVLLLETLFLFGNKWSYFFSAKDNFASSYYVVKELANALKKYGINAIYTKDERLALRLQFYGINKGKELRLIKIPNGAKGDIGIEYMGRNIRSYNIIKINK, from the coding sequence ATGGGTTCAGAAACGCTTCAACGGATTGTTTTGTATTTGAGATTTTGGCTAGAGAGGCACAGTCAAACCAAACGTGCTTTTGATATTGTTGATATTTTCTTTTTAGTGATTGCTTTTTGCAGTGTTTGTCTGCAATTTTTGATGATCAGCCAAATGTCTGTGAGTTATAAGGAAGCTTACGGGTTTTTTTATGAAAAAAATTTTGTTTTTGATTTGGTCAGGCTGAGTACGGGGATTTTTGGACAAAATGATTATGCCTTAAGAGGACCTTTTGTTGTTATCCATTTTTTAAATATGCTTCTAGTTTATGCCATCAGTAGAAATTATCTTAAAAAGCCTACTGATAGCCTTTTTGCTGTTTTGGTTTATGCAATGCTTCCTGGAATCAACTTCAGTGCGGTTTTATTGGTAAAAAGCGGTTTGATTATTTTTGTTTCGCTTTTGATTTGCTATATCAATATCAGATATAAAAAAATCCCCTATATTCTATTATTTGTGAGTATTTTTACAGATAGCAGTTCAAGTGTATTATTTTTGGCAGTGACATTTTATGCCATAAAAAATAAAATGCCAAAGACAATTATTTATTGCTTGTGCGGATTTGCTATCAATATGCATTTGTTTGATTTGGATATCAGAGGTAGGCCGCAGGGTCATTTTTTAGATATTTTGGGTGAAATGGCAATGCTTTTCTCTCCTTTTTTGTTTGTTTATTATAATTACACGCTTTATTGGGCCATTACCAAACATCAAAATAATTTGATGACTTATATCAGTGTGACAAGTTTGATGTTTGCTTTGTTGCTTTCGATTCGCCAAAATATTGATTCTGAGATTTTTGTTCCTATGAGTGTCGTGGGGCTACCTGTTATGATTAAAAGTTTTTTTAATGATATGAGGATTCGTTTGCCTCGTTTTCGAACACGCTATAAGATGAGATTTTTTCTAGTCTTTGCGGTTTTGCTTTTGGAAACGCTTTTTTTGTTTGGAAATAAATGGAGTTATTTTTTTAGTGCCAAAGATAACTTTGCTTCTAGCTATTATGTGGTTAAAGAGCTTGCGAATGCATTAAAAAAATACGGGATCAATGCTATTTATACAAAAGATGAAAGACTTGCGCTTCGACTCCAATTTTATGGTATTAATAAGGGCAAGGAATTGAGGTTGATTAAGATTCCAAATGGCGCTAAAGGAGATATTGGGATAGAGTATATGGGAAGAAATATCCGTTCATATAATATTATCAAGATAAATAAATGA
- a CDS encoding prepilin-type N-terminal cleavage/methylation domain-containing protein has translation MRAAFSLLEIMVVLLLASILAFFAFPKTDATLLMAANSLLEHISYTRHLALNDNLIYTHIKQTHSLVSRFRSINPNALIQKNPMWQIQFHLSGKYTFISYSIYVDTPRFAPTTDYDGRPMDGDIIAIGGGDRKCLSGYNNTNISDECKNNSSVFVRLHEVYGLENLRIESDGFCKEKRGARIYFDRFGIPYCNKERIRLAHSFKIILEKRGKSKSICVLPSGYAFLLQKGNDCETKNSYSL, from the coding sequence ATGAGGGCAGCGTTTAGTTTGCTTGAAATTATGGTTGTTTTATTATTGGCAAGCATTCTTGCTTTTTTTGCTTTTCCAAAAACAGATGCAACGCTTTTGATGGCTGCAAATTCTTTGCTTGAGCATATATCTTATACCCGTCATTTGGCTTTAAATGATAATTTGATTTATACCCATATCAAGCAGACTCATTCGCTTGTAAGCCGATTTAGAAGTATTAATCCCAATGCTTTGATACAAAAAAATCCGATGTGGCAGATACAATTTCATTTGAGTGGGAAATATACTTTCATTAGTTACAGTATTTATGTGGATACCCCACGCTTTGCTCCCACTACTGATTATGATGGGAGACCTATGGATGGAGATATTATAGCGATTGGAGGCGGGGATAGAAAATGTTTGAGCGGCTATAATAATACGAATATTTCAGATGAATGTAAAAATAATTCGAGTGTTTTTGTTCGGCTTCACGAGGTCTATGGGTTGGAAAATTTGCGCATAGAATCAGATGGTTTTTGCAAAGAAAAAAGAGGAGCCAGAATTTATTTTGATCGTTTTGGAATCCCTTATTGCAACAAGGAAAGAATAAGATTGGCACATTCTTTCAAAATTATTTTAGAAAAGAGAGGGAAAAGTAAGTCTATTTGTGTTTTGCCAAGCGGGTATGCTTTTTTGCTTCAAAAAGGAAATGATTGTGAAACGAAAAATAGCTATTCTTTGTGA
- a CDS encoding glycosyltransferase, with amino-acid sequence MKRKIAILCDFDVMKRPRPFRLVQMLQEKYEIFCIAKECATIKGVKCFSFPASKTSKERTKEENEAILNHCRNKNFDALIDTSNRKIITEILANLPDLDLIVVEDIPLLPFATRYVHRHSNTKILVDLREYYPLEYQNDALWMETFGVFFAHLCEEYLPKVDYAISVNERIAKKYQEVFGISCEAFYSLPPFYPLLPSKTSHKIQIIYHGFLSFDRNSENLLEIAKRLDPKFCLNIMGLSNQKGFLESLQTEAKKLPNVNFLPPVAMEDIIPFCNRFDIGIITLPPNGFNNINALPNKFFEYIQSRLCVVSYPSPEIKALISDKGIGKSALDFDPQSIASVLNAMDKKSIWNYKLASSQSALELSLQTNKPKIIRIIESVLGI; translated from the coding sequence GTGAAACGAAAAATAGCTATTCTTTGTGATTTTGATGTGATGAAGCGTCCTAGACCATTTCGACTTGTCCAAATGTTGCAAGAAAAGTATGAAATTTTTTGTATTGCTAAAGAATGTGCAACAATAAAAGGCGTCAAGTGTTTTTCTTTCCCAGCATCCAAAACATCTAAAGAACGCACTAAAGAAGAGAATGAGGCGATTTTAAATCATTGCCGAAATAAAAATTTTGATGCATTGATTGATACCTCTAATCGCAAGATCATTACAGAAATTTTGGCGAACTTGCCCGATCTTGATTTGATTGTGGTTGAAGATATTCCGCTCTTGCCTTTTGCAACGCGGTATGTTCATAGGCATTCAAATACTAAGATTTTGGTTGATTTGCGGGAGTATTACCCGCTTGAATACCAAAATGATGCTTTATGGATGGAAACTTTTGGGGTATTTTTTGCTCATTTATGTGAAGAGTATTTGCCAAAAGTTGATTATGCAATCAGTGTGAATGAAAGAATCGCTAAAAAGTATCAAGAAGTGTTTGGAATTTCTTGCGAAGCGTTTTACTCTCTCCCACCTTTTTATCCTCTTTTGCCTTCTAAAACCTCTCATAAGATTCAGATTATTTATCACGGATTTTTAAGTTTTGATAGAAATTCGGAGAATTTACTTGAAATTGCTAAAAGATTGGATCCAAAATTTTGTTTAAATATAATGGGGCTTAGCAACCAAAAAGGTTTTTTGGAGAGTCTTCAAACTGAAGCGAAAAAATTACCCAATGTGAATTTTTTACCGCCTGTAGCAATGGAGGATATCATTCCTTTTTGCAATCGTTTTGATATTGGTATTATTACTTTGCCCCCAAACGGCTTTAATAATATTAATGCTTTGCCCAATAAATTTTTTGAATATATCCAATCCCGATTGTGCGTGGTTTCCTACCCATCACCTGAAATCAAAGCTTTGATTTCAGATAAAGGGATTGGGAAGAGTGCCTTAGATTTTGACCCTCAAAGCATAGCAAGCGTTTTAAATGCGATGGACAAAAAAAGTATTTGGAATTACAAACTTGCTTCTTCTCAAAGTGCTTTAGAGTTAAGTTTGCAGACCAATAAGCCTAAAATAATTAGGATTATCGAATCTGTTTTAGGGATTTAG
- the metG gene encoding methionine--tRNA ligase: protein MKTFISTPIYYVNDVPHIGHAYTTLIGDMLKKYHQLLGEEVFFLTGTDEHGQKIEQSALAKGKTPKEYADEISAKFKNLWDEFGIDYDCFIRTTDDYHCQSVQKAFEKMYQKGDIYKGEYEGRYCVSCESFFTETQAVQGKCPDCGKDTIILREESYFFALSKYQEKLLQWYEDNPDCILPLHKKNEVVRFVENGLNDLSITRTSFEWGIKLPESIGDFKHVMYVWLDALLNYVSALGYGGDEKKMDFWKNPIHIVGKDILRFHAVYWPAFLMSLGLDLPKHIYTHGWWTRDGVKMSKSIGNVIDPKEVAQAYGVEVLRYFLMREVPFGQDGDFSQKALVDRINSDLSNDLGNLVNRLIGMSEKYFNLKISLADTTKYYQAELKFLNDILGKLPPLMEQMQLSRYLEELWRAFVLANGVISKYEPWSLIKQNREEECLALLGLVATILGKASLCLYPIMPATALKIAHCLKIEISHQSYQKLILNQELPQDFTIEKIDPLFPKIDSFKMEEAKIEKSKTIDVQTLINIEDFSKLDIRIGTIIEATKIAKSDKLLKLQVDLGEGRLRQIVSGIAKFYAPHDLIGTQVCVLANLKSVKLMGEMSEGMVLATKDEKGLSLLCTSDKKTNGSKVS, encoded by the coding sequence ATGAAGACGTTTATCTCCACGCCGATCTATTATGTCAATGATGTCCCGCATATAGGACACGCTTATACGACTTTGATCGGGGATATGTTGAAAAAATACCATCAACTTTTAGGGGAAGAAGTATTTTTTCTCACAGGAACAGATGAACACGGTCAAAAAATTGAGCAATCTGCTCTTGCGAAAGGAAAAACACCAAAAGAATACGCCGATGAAATTAGTGCCAAATTTAAAAATCTTTGGGATGAGTTTGGGATTGATTATGATTGTTTTATTCGAACTACTGATGATTATCATTGTCAAAGCGTTCAAAAAGCATTTGAAAAAATGTATCAGAAAGGTGATATTTACAAAGGTGAATATGAAGGTCGTTATTGTGTGAGTTGTGAAAGTTTTTTTACAGAAACTCAAGCAGTGCAAGGAAAATGCCCTGATTGTGGAAAAGATACGATTATATTGCGAGAAGAAAGTTATTTTTTTGCTCTTAGCAAGTATCAGGAAAAATTGCTTCAGTGGTATGAGGATAATCCTGATTGTATCTTGCCTTTGCATAAAAAAAACGAAGTGGTGCGTTTTGTGGAAAATGGACTCAATGATCTTTCTATTACAAGAACAAGCTTTGAATGGGGCATTAAATTACCTGAGAGTATTGGGGATTTTAAACACGTGATGTATGTTTGGTTGGACGCTTTGCTGAACTATGTGAGTGCTTTGGGTTATGGGGGCGATGAGAAAAAAATGGATTTTTGGAAAAACCCAATTCATATTGTAGGAAAAGATATCTTAAGGTTTCACGCTGTTTATTGGCCTGCTTTTTTGATGAGTTTGGGATTAGATTTGCCTAAACATATCTATACGCACGGGTGGTGGACTAGAGATGGCGTGAAAATGAGTAAAAGTATCGGTAATGTGATTGATCCTAAAGAGGTGGCACAAGCTTATGGGGTTGAAGTTTTGAGGTATTTTTTGATGCGAGAAGTTCCTTTCGGGCAAGATGGTGATTTTTCGCAAAAAGCCCTTGTTGATCGGATTAATTCTGATTTGAGCAATGATTTGGGAAATCTTGTGAATCGTCTCATAGGAATGAGTGAAAAATATTTTAATTTAAAAATCTCTTTAGCTGATACTACCAAATACTATCAGGCCGAACTCAAATTTTTAAACGATATTTTGGGAAAACTACCTCCTTTGATGGAACAAATGCAGCTTAGTAGGTATCTTGAAGAACTTTGGAGAGCGTTTGTGCTTGCTAATGGGGTAATCAGTAAATACGAACCTTGGAGTCTTATCAAGCAAAATAGAGAAGAAGAATGTTTGGCACTTTTGGGATTGGTGGCTACTATTCTTGGGAAGGCAAGCCTCTGTCTTTATCCGATAATGCCTGCTACAGCTCTTAAAATTGCCCATTGTTTGAAAATAGAAATTTCACATCAAAGTTATCAAAAATTGATTTTAAATCAAGAATTGCCACAAGATTTTACCATTGAAAAAATCGATCCCTTATTTCCAAAAATTGATTCTTTTAAGATGGAAGAGGCCAAGATTGAAAAGTCAAAAACAATAGATGTGCAGACTTTAATTAACATAGAGGATTTTTCTAAGCTTGATATCCGGATAGGAACTATTATAGAAGCTACCAAGATTGCCAAAAGCGATAAGCTTCTCAAACTTCAAGTTGATTTAGGTGAGGGTAGGCTTAGACAGATTGTTTCAGGCATTGCTAAATTTTATGCGCCACACGATTTGATTGGTACTCAAGTGTGTGTGCTTGCCAATCTTAAAAGTGTTAAGCTGATGGGTGAAATGAGTGAGGGAATGGTACTTGCTACTAAAGATGAGAAAGGGCTTTCCCTTCTTTGTACATCAGATAAAAAAACGAACGGGAGTAAGGTGAGTTAG
- the cmoB gene encoding tRNA 5-methoxyuridine(34)/uridine 5-oxyacetic acid(34) synthase CmoB: MLGLAKENASKLLFSKTIAPIIQKIYSLSKKLPQDQMSYTCKEGIRIDLSVLNSVETCAFIREIALDLKPWRKGPFYLGDLFIDAEWKSYIKWNLLTPFVDLKDKDVADIGCNNGYYLFEMAKFSPKTLVGFDPSGLYKTQFDFINLFLKQNIVYELLGIEHLRIYDKKFDVIFCLGVLYHRSDPIFALKSLFMGLKEGGELILDTLIIDSELEIALCPKKSYAKMPNVYFIPSIPTLRGWCERAGFTQMEILTISETSVNEQRKTEWIEGLSLESFLDPKDPKRTIEGYNAPKRGYFRLKRMKNG, from the coding sequence ATGCTTGGGCTTGCTAAAGAAAATGCTTCTAAACTCCTTTTTTCAAAAACCATTGCTCCCATCATTCAAAAAATTTATTCTTTATCCAAGAAACTCCCTCAAGATCAAATGTCTTATACTTGCAAAGAGGGAATTAGAATTGATTTAAGTGTGCTAAATTCAGTGGAGACTTGTGCTTTTATCAGAGAAATTGCACTTGATTTAAAGCCTTGGCGAAAAGGACCTTTTTATTTGGGGGATCTTTTTATTGATGCGGAATGGAAAAGTTATATCAAATGGAATCTGCTCACCCCTTTTGTGGATTTGAAGGATAAAGATGTCGCTGATATCGGATGCAATAATGGGTATTATTTGTTTGAAATGGCTAAATTTTCTCCAAAAACCCTTGTTGGCTTTGATCCTAGTGGTCTTTATAAAACCCAATTTGATTTCATCAATCTTTTTTTGAAGCAAAATATTGTTTATGAACTTTTGGGGATTGAACATCTTAGGATTTATGATAAGAAATTTGATGTTATATTTTGTTTGGGTGTTTTGTATCATCGCAGCGATCCTATTTTTGCCTTAAAATCTCTTTTTATGGGTCTAAAAGAAGGAGGAGAGCTAATTTTGGATACTTTGATTATAGATTCTGAGCTTGAAATCGCACTTTGCCCTAAGAAATCTTATGCGAAAATGCCTAATGTGTATTTTATCCCCTCTATACCAACGCTAAGAGGTTGGTGCGAAAGAGCAGGATTTACGCAAATGGAGATTTTGACCATCTCTGAAACAAGTGTGAATGAACAAAGAAAAACTGAATGGATAGAAGGACTGAGTTTGGAGTCTTTTCTTGACCCCAAAGATCCCAAAAGAACTATTGAGGGTTATAATGCTCCTAAAAGAGGATATTTTAGATTAAAAAGGATGAAAAATGGATGA
- a CDS encoding thioesterase yields the protein MDEQTKQNEQEPINGEELIICNKIDSSICGELLTLSQNKAEIFFVPTESMVCDEEFIHAGFVFNAAAYAALCAINKKNSIIIGSETKFLAPIELGYELVFKANALQSEAKKCEVKVEGFLFDIKVFDSIFYVAIFDRKLFKLKLKDEKGS from the coding sequence ATGGATGAGCAAACCAAGCAAAATGAACAAGAACCTATAAATGGTGAAGAACTCATTATTTGCAATAAAATTGACAGCTCAATATGCGGGGAATTACTTACTTTATCCCAAAACAAAGCCGAGATATTTTTTGTCCCCACAGAATCAATGGTTTGTGATGAGGAATTCATTCACGCAGGCTTTGTTTTTAATGCCGCAGCTTATGCTGCACTCTGTGCCATTAATAAGAAGAATAGCATTATCATTGGTTCAGAAACGAAGTTTTTAGCTCCGATTGAATTGGGGTATGAATTGGTCTTTAAGGCAAATGCTTTACAGAGTGAAGCAAAAAAATGCGAAGTAAAAGTAGAAGGTTTTTTGTTTGATATTAAGGTATTTGATAGCATTTTTTATGTGGCGATTTTTGACAGAAAACTTTTTAAACTCAAACTCAAAGATGAAAAAGGTTCTTAA
- a CDS encoding glycosyltransferase → MIITLVIDSFADKSNGTSMTAFRFANALRERGHQVRVVAPYVQGEGYYPVPERYIPLVTEISRKQHMIFGKPVEKTLREAFKGADIVHLFLPFKLEIRAIKVAKEMNIPYMGAFHLQPEHITYNVGLESWSFLNRFIFWLFKFRFYRHIFHIHCPSALIEREIVKNGYEGKKYVISNGFDKLYSPPVSKPLSDGFIHIAMVGRYSNEKRQDVLIEAIKISKYASKIKLHLKGIGPTQKRLKKMAETLENEVDFGFAQPQDLLKILHMTDIYVHTADVEGEAIACLEAISCGVVPIISNSRISATGQFALDDRSLFEAGSPKDLALKIDYWIENPDERERMGKLYAQSAFNYTLESSIKKAEEMYLEVIKDFGHQSQ, encoded by the coding sequence ATGATTATAACTCTTGTGATAGATAGTTTTGCTGATAAGAGCAATGGGACATCAATGACAGCCTTTAGATTTGCAAATGCTTTGCGTGAGAGAGGACATCAAGTGCGCGTCGTAGCACCTTATGTGCAAGGAGAGGGGTATTATCCTGTTCCTGAGCGCTATATTCCTTTGGTCACTGAAATTTCTCGCAAACAGCATATGATTTTTGGGAAACCTGTTGAAAAAACTCTCAGAGAGGCTTTTAAGGGTGCAGATATTGTCCATTTGTTTTTGCCTTTTAAACTTGAAATAAGGGCGATTAAAGTTGCCAAGGAGATGAATATCCCTTATATGGGTGCCTTTCATCTTCAGCCTGAACATATTACCTATAATGTTGGATTGGAATCGTGGAGTTTTTTAAATCGTTTTATTTTTTGGCTTTTTAAATTTCGTTTTTATCGCCATATTTTTCATATCCATTGCCCCTCTGCCCTGATTGAGCGTGAGATTGTAAAAAATGGTTATGAAGGCAAAAAATACGTAATTTCCAATGGGTTTGACAAGCTTTATTCCCCTCCTGTATCCAAACCCTTGAGTGATGGTTTTATTCATATCGCAATGGTAGGGCGTTATTCGAATGAAAAACGTCAAGATGTTTTGATTGAAGCCATTAAGATTAGTAAATATGCTTCTAAAATCAAGCTCCATCTAAAGGGTATCGGTCCGACACAAAAAAGACTCAAAAAGATGGCAGAGACTTTGGAAAATGAAGTTGATTTTGGATTTGCACAACCTCAAGATTTGCTTAAAATTTTACATATGACTGATATCTATGTCCATACTGCAGATGTTGAGGGTGAAGCCATTGCTTGTTTGGAAGCCATTTCTTGCGGTGTTGTGCCTATAATCTCTAATAGTAGGATATCAGCTACGGGTCAATTTGCCCTTGATGATCGTTCTTTGTTTGAGGCAGGAAGCCCAAAAGATTTGGCTTTAAAGATTGATTATTGGATAGAAAATCCTGATGAGCGTGAGCGTATGGGGAAACTTTATGCTCAAAGTGCATTCAATTATACGTTGGAGAGTTCCATAAAAAAAGCCGAAGAGATGTATTTGGAAGTCATCAAGGATTTTGGCCATCAGAGTCAATGA